The following proteins come from a genomic window of Rutidosis leptorrhynchoides isolate AG116_Rl617_1_P2 chromosome 10, CSIRO_AGI_Rlap_v1, whole genome shotgun sequence:
- the LOC139873481 gene encoding transcription factor IBH1-like 1 produces the protein MTNSSQLKKEFIKKWIQGLKTCCSTKNKMSLFERKKKIKLSADIALASAKNATTCWSKALISEAKKDEENKILISNLSNNIMDQEAQQKVICHKRIRSKKILKKCFGVSKRMMKMEPRRSNNATCIAKILVKKRTRVLKRLVPGGESMDEFTIIKEALDYILSLRVQVDVMNNLVNANKSTTM, from the coding sequence ATGACCAATTCTAGCCAACTCAAAAAAGAATTTATCAAGAAATGGATTCAGGGTCTTAAAACATGTTGTTCAACAAAGAATAAAATGAGTCTATTTGAAAGAAAGAAGAAAATAAAGCTTTCTGCAGACATTGCCTTAGCTTCTGCTAAAAATGCAACAACTTGTTGGAGTAAAGCTCTAATTTCTGAAGCGAAAAAAGATGAAGAAAACAAGATTCTTATCAGCAATCTATCAAATAATATTATGGATCAAGAAGCACAACAAAAGGTGATTTGTCACAAGAGAATAAGAAGCAAGAAAATTTTGAAAAAGTGTTTTGGTGTTAGTAAACGAATGATGAAAATGGAGCCCCGTAGATCGAATAATGCTACTTGTATTGCTAAAATATTGGTGAAGAAGCGAACACGAGTGCTTAAACGACTCGTACCAGGTGGTGAATCCATGGATGAATTCACCATCATCAAAGAAGCATTGGATTATATACTTTCTCTTAGGGTACAAGTTGATGTAATGAATAATCTTGTAAATGCCAACAAGTCAacaacaatgtaa